A region from the Nocardioides exalbidus genome encodes:
- a CDS encoding DEAD/DEAH box helicase: MTFADLGVPSSLAQILEQQGITTPTPIQAATLPDSLAGRDVLGRGRTGSGKTFAFLLPLVARLDASKLPAMPRKPRALILAPTRELVGQIHASLVPLAKATGLSTVVVYGGVGQGPQVTALKKGVDIVIACPGRLEDLMGQGFADLSSVEITILDEADHMADLGFLPGVRRIMDKTPQSGQRMLFSATLDKAIDVLVKRFLTNAVTHEADSAQSPVATMHHHVLHLTREQRVPVLVNLTSAPGRTVVFTRTKYGAKALARQLNKSGVPSVELHGNLSQNARTRNMEAFHSGTATTLVATDIAARGIHVDDVSLVVHADPPVEHKAYLHRSGRTARAGNEGTVITLMTDEQQRDVRDLTRQAGIKPVTTKVSGPDHPVLAQLAPGERVLVPGGLVVEAPAQQGGGGRSTGANAQRKRARKGGQTNGQSRRGNPAGGSGSAPAYSTSTGSGSTGGGQRRRSGGGQGSGQGAGGGQGGGGNRRRRGGSGGGQGAQRSGGSHSAASFSGRR; this comes from the coding sequence ATGACCTTCGCCGACCTCGGCGTTCCGTCCTCGCTCGCCCAGATCCTGGAGCAGCAGGGCATCACCACTCCCACTCCGATCCAGGCCGCGACGCTGCCCGACAGCCTCGCCGGCCGCGACGTCCTCGGCCGTGGCCGCACCGGCTCCGGCAAGACGTTCGCCTTCCTCCTTCCCCTCGTGGCCCGCCTCGACGCGAGCAAGCTGCCGGCCATGCCGCGCAAGCCCCGCGCCCTGATCCTCGCGCCGACGCGTGAGCTCGTGGGCCAGATCCACGCCTCGCTCGTCCCGCTGGCCAAGGCCACCGGCCTGTCGACCGTCGTCGTCTACGGCGGCGTCGGGCAGGGCCCGCAGGTCACCGCGCTCAAGAAGGGCGTCGACATCGTCATCGCCTGCCCCGGTCGCCTCGAGGACCTCATGGGCCAGGGCTTCGCCGACCTGTCGTCGGTCGAGATCACGATCCTCGACGAGGCCGACCACATGGCCGACCTCGGCTTCCTGCCGGGCGTGCGGCGCATCATGGACAAGACCCCGCAGTCGGGTCAGCGCATGCTCTTCTCGGCCACCCTCGACAAGGCGATCGACGTCCTGGTCAAGCGGTTCCTGACCAACGCCGTCACCCACGAGGCCGACTCCGCCCAGTCGCCGGTCGCGACGATGCACCACCACGTCCTGCACCTCACGCGCGAGCAGCGGGTGCCGGTCCTGGTGAACCTCACGAGCGCGCCCGGTCGCACGGTCGTCTTCACGCGCACGAAGTACGGCGCCAAGGCGCTGGCCCGCCAGCTGAACAAGTCCGGCGTGCCGAGCGTCGAGCTGCACGGCAACCTGTCGCAGAACGCGCGCACCCGCAACATGGAGGCGTTCCACTCCGGCACCGCCACCACGCTGGTCGCCACCGACATCGCGGCGCGCGGCATCCACGTCGACGACGTCTCGCTCGTCGTGCACGCCGACCCGCCGGTCGAGCACAAGGCCTACCTGCACCGCTCGGGCCGCACGGCCCGCGCCGGCAACGAGGGCACCGTCATCACCCTGATGACCGACGAGCAGCAGCGCGACGTGCGCGACCTCACCCGTCAGGCCGGCATCAAGCCGGTCACGACCAAGGTCAGCGGCCCCGACCACCCGGTCCTCGCCCAGCTCGCCCCGGGCGAGCGCGTGCTGGTCCCCGGCGGCCTCGTCGTCGAGGCGCCCGCCCAGCAGGGCGGCGGTGGTCGCTCGACCGGCGCCAACGCCCAGCGCAAGCGGGCCCGCAAGGGCGGCCAGACCAACGGCCAGTCGCGTCGGGGCAACCCGGCCGGCGGCTCGGGCTCCGCCCCGGCCTACAGCACCTCGACCGGCTCCGGCTCCACCGGCGGCGGCCAGCGTCGTCGCTCCGGTGGCGGCCAGGGCTCCGGCCAGGGTGCCGGTGGCGGCCAGGGTGGCGGCGGCAACCGTCGTCGCCGCGGCGGCTCCGGCGGCGGCCAGGGCGCCCAGCGCTCCGGTGGCAGCCACAGCGCCGCGTCGTTCAGCGGTCGTCGCTGA
- a CDS encoding alpha/beta hydrolase: protein MPRHTLTEPVVAWSDGADHPDRPLVVLLHGRGADEHSILGLAAHLPREASYAAVRAPIGEGGGHAWFDNRGIGRPVPESLAETVAWFEAWLDAVAPTGRKVVLVGFSGGAAFAGGVLLTAPERLTGAAILHGTLPFEDAGVDVAPGRLAGSHVFVAQGDADHVIPRELLDRTWSWLAEDSAATVVSRREAGGHQLSTQTTDDLKGWLDELL from the coding sequence ATGCCGCGCCACACCCTGACCGAGCCGGTCGTCGCCTGGAGCGACGGAGCGGACCACCCCGACCGCCCGCTGGTCGTGCTGCTCCACGGCCGCGGGGCCGACGAGCACTCGATCCTCGGGCTCGCGGCGCACCTGCCGCGGGAGGCGTCGTACGCCGCCGTGCGCGCGCCGATCGGCGAGGGGGGCGGCCATGCCTGGTTCGACAACCGCGGCATCGGGCGGCCGGTCCCGGAGTCGCTCGCCGAGACCGTCGCGTGGTTCGAGGCCTGGCTCGACGCCGTCGCCCCGACCGGGCGGAAGGTCGTGCTGGTCGGCTTCAGCGGCGGCGCCGCCTTCGCCGGCGGCGTGCTGCTCACGGCTCCCGAGCGGTTGACGGGCGCCGCGATCCTCCACGGCACGCTGCCCTTCGAGGACGCAGGTGTCGACGTGGCACCCGGCCGCCTCGCCGGCAGCCACGTCTTCGTCGCCCAGGGCGACGCCGACCACGTGATCCCGCGCGAGCTGCTCGACCGGACGTGGTCGTGGCTCGCCGAGGACTCCGCTGCCACAGTGGTGTCGCGCCGCGAGGCCGGTGGCCACCAGCTCTCCACCCAGACCACCGACGACCTGAAGGGTTGGCTCGATGAGCTCCTCTGA
- a CDS encoding LLM class flavin-dependent oxidoreductase produces the protein MSSSDTGFDHSVLGTREHISLGLDTFGDAPLDGAPGNHAETLREVVAEAVLADRVGIDYIGLGEHHRPDYAISAPDVVLAAIAGQTERIRLGTGVTVLSSDDPIRVYERFATLDAVSNGRAEVQLGRGSFIESFGLFGLELGDYDRLFAEKLDLFAALQDEEPVSWEGSIRTPLVDQPVYPTTAAGKLPAWIGVGGTPQSVVRAARYGMPLMLAVIGGSPAQFVPFADLYRQSLIEYAVPELPIGMHSPGHVAATDELAREQLYPHQAELVTRIGRERGWGPYSRIAFEQGASPQGALFVGSPETVAQKIAWAARTLGLSRFQLKYSVGSLPHDQRMESIRLYGEEVVPRVRELLALS, from the coding sequence ATGAGCTCCTCTGACACAGGGTTCGACCACAGCGTGCTCGGCACCCGCGAGCACATCTCCCTCGGCCTCGACACCTTCGGCGACGCGCCGCTCGACGGTGCGCCGGGCAACCACGCCGAGACTCTCCGCGAGGTCGTCGCCGAGGCGGTCCTCGCCGACCGGGTCGGCATCGACTACATCGGCCTCGGCGAGCACCACCGCCCGGACTACGCGATCTCCGCGCCCGACGTCGTCCTCGCTGCGATCGCCGGGCAGACCGAGCGGATCCGCCTCGGCACCGGCGTCACCGTCCTGTCGAGCGACGACCCGATCCGGGTCTACGAGCGGTTCGCCACCCTCGACGCCGTGAGCAACGGTCGCGCCGAGGTGCAGCTGGGCCGCGGGTCGTTCATCGAGTCGTTCGGTCTCTTCGGCCTCGAGCTCGGCGACTACGACCGGCTCTTCGCCGAGAAGCTCGACCTCTTCGCCGCGCTCCAGGACGAGGAGCCGGTGTCGTGGGAGGGCAGCATCCGCACCCCGCTCGTCGACCAGCCGGTCTACCCGACCACCGCGGCCGGCAAGCTGCCCGCGTGGATCGGCGTCGGCGGCACCCCGCAGTCCGTCGTGCGCGCCGCCCGCTACGGCATGCCGCTGATGCTCGCCGTCATCGGCGGGTCGCCCGCACAGTTCGTGCCGTTCGCCGACCTCTACCGCCAGTCGCTGATCGAGTACGCCGTCCCGGAGCTGCCGATCGGCATGCACTCGCCGGGCCACGTGGCGGCCACCGACGAGCTGGCGCGCGAGCAGCTGTACCCCCACCAGGCCGAGCTCGTCACCCGGATCGGCCGCGAGCGCGGCTGGGGTCCCTACAGCCGGATCGCCTTCGAGCAGGGCGCGTCCCCGCAGGGCGCGTTGTTCGTCGGCTCGCCCGAGACGGTCGCGCAGAAGATCGCCTGGGCGGCGAGGACCCTCGGCCTCTCTCGCTTCCAGCTGAAGTACTCCGTCGGCTCGCTGCCCCACGACCAGCGGATGGAGTCCATCCGGCTCTACGGCGAGGAAGTCGTCCCCCGGGTGCGGGAGCTGCTGGCCCTCTCGTAG
- a CDS encoding carboxylate-amine ligase, translated as MRSIGVEEELLLVDARTGRPRNVASEVIRAAEARDLHNPAPSDDSGGSLGHELHKTQVETDTPPLESLTALDHALRAWRERTRSAALEVGARVLASGTSPLAGDTRIERTDRYDAMAQRYGLMIAEQLVCGCHVHVEVAGDDEGVGVLDRIRTWVPLLLAISANSPWAQSVDTAYESYRWQMQMRWPSSGPLPVLGTPAAYRSYVDAMLATGVPIDEAMVYSDARLSALHPTVEIRTADVCLDVRDTLVVAALARALVETAAREWADGVPAPDVPAPLLRLASWKAGRHGLTGELVHPPTGESRPAADVLAGLLDHVGDALDDAGDRDHMSRGVARLLADGTGARRQRELLDAAGDDEAAQGAAVVRLSRITAGE; from the coding sequence ATGAGGTCGATCGGGGTGGAGGAGGAGCTGCTGCTCGTCGACGCCCGCACCGGCCGGCCGCGCAACGTCGCCTCGGAGGTGATCCGCGCCGCAGAGGCACGCGACCTGCACAACCCCGCGCCCAGCGACGACAGCGGTGGGTCGCTGGGCCACGAGCTCCACAAGACCCAGGTCGAGACCGACACCCCGCCGCTGGAGAGCCTGACCGCCCTCGACCACGCTCTGCGCGCCTGGCGCGAGCGGACCAGGTCGGCCGCGCTGGAGGTCGGCGCCCGCGTCCTCGCCTCCGGCACCTCGCCCCTCGCCGGTGACACGCGGATCGAGCGGACCGACCGCTACGACGCGATGGCGCAGCGCTACGGCCTGATGATCGCCGAGCAGCTGGTCTGCGGCTGCCACGTGCACGTCGAGGTGGCGGGTGACGACGAGGGCGTCGGCGTGCTCGACCGGATCCGGACGTGGGTCCCGCTGCTGCTGGCGATCAGCGCCAACTCGCCGTGGGCGCAGTCGGTCGACACGGCCTACGAGAGCTATCGCTGGCAGATGCAGATGCGCTGGCCCTCGTCGGGTCCGCTGCCGGTGCTCGGCACGCCCGCCGCCTACCGGTCGTACGTCGACGCGATGCTCGCGACCGGCGTGCCGATCGACGAGGCGATGGTCTACTCCGACGCCCGGCTGTCGGCCCTGCACCCGACCGTCGAGATCCGCACCGCCGACGTCTGCCTCGACGTGCGCGACACGCTCGTGGTCGCCGCGCTCGCCCGGGCGCTCGTCGAGACCGCCGCCCGCGAGTGGGCCGACGGCGTGCCGGCACCCGACGTACCGGCGCCGCTCCTCCGGCTCGCGAGCTGGAAGGCCGGTCGCCACGGGCTCACCGGCGAGCTCGTGCACCCGCCGACCGGCGAGAGCCGCCCCGCGGCGGACGTGCTCGCCGGCCTGCTGGACCACGTGGGCGACGCCCTCGACGACGCAGGCGACCGCGACCACATGTCCCGGGGCGTCGCGCGGCTGCTGGCCGACGGGACCGGCGCCCGACGCCAGCGGGAGCTGCTGGACGCCGCCGGCGACGACGAGGCCGCGCAGGGGGCCGCCGTGGTGCGGCTGAGCCGGATCACGGCGGGCGAGTGA
- a CDS encoding CPBP family intramembrane glutamic endopeptidase encodes MRSFIRRSLWDVVPRDQRDTPEAFRRRQMVAAAVVVVGAVVLGWSLRLEPGGNLFYVAAIVLAGVWAAGAFLSGRLHLGRMARGGEVFVRPIVAPILLGLLMVGVFVLGALVVREIDPLASYVSSVLAYADEGSLPLLAVITFFNGIAEELFFRGAMYAAIPRHPVLWTTLAYVVATLATGNVMLGFAAILLGAVCGLERRASGGILAPILTHITWSLSMLFLLPLIF; translated from the coding sequence ATGCGCTCCTTCATCCGCCGGTCGCTGTGGGACGTCGTCCCGCGCGACCAGCGCGACACACCGGAGGCCTTCCGCCGTCGTCAGATGGTGGCGGCCGCCGTGGTCGTCGTCGGCGCGGTCGTCCTCGGCTGGTCGCTGCGCCTCGAGCCCGGCGGGAACCTCTTCTACGTCGCCGCGATCGTCCTGGCCGGGGTCTGGGCGGCCGGTGCGTTCCTGTCGGGCCGGCTCCACCTGGGACGGATGGCTCGCGGCGGGGAGGTCTTCGTCCGGCCGATCGTCGCGCCGATCCTGCTCGGCCTGCTGATGGTCGGGGTGTTCGTCCTCGGCGCGCTGGTGGTGCGCGAGATCGACCCGCTGGCGTCCTACGTCTCCTCCGTCCTGGCGTACGCCGACGAGGGCTCGCTGCCGTTGCTGGCGGTCATCACCTTCTTCAACGGCATCGCCGAGGAGCTCTTCTTCCGGGGCGCGATGTATGCCGCGATCCCGCGCCACCCGGTGCTGTGGACGACGCTCGCCTACGTCGTCGCGACCCTGGCCACCGGCAACGTGATGCTCGGGTTCGCCGCGATCCTGCTGGGCGCGGTCTGCGGCCTGGAGCGTCGGGCCAGCGGCGGCATCCTGGCCCCGATCCTGACCCACATCACGTGGTCGCTCTCGATGCTGTTCCTGCTGCCGCTGATCTTCTAG
- a CDS encoding SDR family NAD(P)-dependent oxidoreductase, protein MTSSDYLSGLFSLEGRTAIVTGGSSGIGRAIASALAGAGARVVVVARREAELVATVDELTGAGRTAAWVAADLGSRAGARAAAEVAAGVFGEPDILVNSAGVNIRPPLGELGDDDWDATMAINLEAPHVLGRRFGPGMAERGFGRIIHISSQQAHRAFVQSGAYGVSKGALESLARSQAEAWSPLGVTVNTLVPGFVMTPLNERLSSDPERVAALAARTMVGRNGLADDFAGAAVFLASAASAYVTGQALFVDGGFSVH, encoded by the coding sequence ATGACGTCGAGCGACTACCTCTCCGGCCTGTTCTCGCTGGAGGGCAGGACGGCGATCGTGACGGGTGGCAGCTCGGGCATCGGGCGGGCCATCGCCTCCGCGCTCGCCGGAGCCGGGGCGAGGGTCGTGGTCGTGGCGCGCCGGGAGGCCGAGCTCGTCGCGACCGTGGACGAGCTGACGGGCGCGGGTCGCACGGCCGCGTGGGTGGCGGCCGACCTCGGCTCCCGGGCCGGGGCGCGCGCTGCGGCCGAGGTGGCGGCAGGCGTCTTCGGGGAGCCCGACATCCTCGTCAACAGCGCCGGCGTCAACATCCGCCCGCCCCTGGGCGAGCTCGGCGATGACGACTGGGACGCCACCATGGCGATCAACCTGGAGGCGCCCCACGTCCTGGGCCGGCGGTTCGGTCCGGGGATGGCGGAGCGCGGCTTCGGGCGGATCATCCACATCTCCTCGCAGCAGGCGCACCGGGCGTTCGTCCAGAGCGGCGCCTACGGGGTGTCGAAGGGCGCGCTCGAGTCGCTGGCGCGCTCGCAGGCCGAGGCCTGGTCACCGTTGGGCGTCACGGTCAACACTCTCGTGCCCGGCTTCGTGATGACGCCGCTCAACGAGCGCCTGTCGTCCGATCCCGAGCGGGTGGCGGCGCTGGCGGCACGCACGATGGTGGGCCGCAACGGGCTGGCCGACGACTTCGCGGGCGCCGCCGTGTTCCTGGCGAGCGCGGCGTCGGCCTACGTCACCGGCCAGGCGCTCTTCGTCGACGGCGGGTTCTCGGTGCACTGA
- a CDS encoding NAD(P)H-binding protein, which yields MSTVLVTGATGFIGRRLVPALLDAGHDVRAMTRHPETYDGPGEAVGADVMDADSLKPALEGADVAIYLVHSLDDPDFVRKDADAARHFSAAAAAAGVRQIVYMGGLGDEDHDLSDHLRSRREVEELLGGDGVPVTVLRAAIVVGHGGISWELTRQLVKNLPGMVVPKWVGTRTQPIAIDDVVRYLAGVVDHPDALGRVFEIGGPDQLTYREMLQGVAEEMNGRKVPIVVVPLLTPGLSSRWLALVTDVDVTTGRNLIDSMSTEVIVKDTSIRDVVPGEPLTYRESVRRALAERRASGA from the coding sequence ATGTCCACCGTCCTCGTGACCGGCGCGACCGGCTTCATCGGCCGCCGCCTCGTCCCTGCCCTGCTCGACGCCGGCCACGACGTGCGGGCGATGACCCGCCACCCCGAGACGTACGACGGACCCGGCGAGGCGGTCGGCGCCGACGTGATGGACGCCGACAGCCTGAAGCCCGCGCTGGAGGGGGCCGACGTCGCGATCTACCTCGTCCACTCCCTCGACGACCCCGACTTCGTGCGCAAGGACGCGGACGCTGCCCGCCACTTCAGCGCGGCGGCTGCGGCGGCCGGGGTGCGGCAGATCGTCTACATGGGAGGTCTCGGCGACGAGGACCACGACCTCTCGGACCACCTGCGCTCGCGTCGCGAGGTCGAGGAGCTCCTCGGTGGCGACGGGGTGCCGGTCACCGTGCTGCGTGCCGCGATCGTCGTGGGCCACGGCGGCATCTCGTGGGAGCTGACCCGGCAGCTGGTGAAGAACCTCCCCGGCATGGTCGTGCCCAAGTGGGTCGGCACACGGACGCAGCCGATCGCGATCGACGACGTGGTGCGCTACCTCGCCGGCGTCGTCGACCACCCGGACGCCCTCGGGCGGGTCTTCGAGATCGGTGGGCCCGACCAGCTGACCTACCGCGAGATGCTGCAGGGCGTGGCCGAGGAGATGAACGGCCGCAAGGTCCCGATCGTCGTCGTGCCGCTGCTGACCCCGGGGCTGTCCTCGCGCTGGCTCGCCCTGGTCACCGACGTGGACGTCACCACCGGCCGCAACCTCATCGACTCGATGTCGACCGAGGTCATCGTGAAGGACACCTCGATCCGCGACGTGGTGCCGGGCGAGCCGCTGACCTACCGGGAGTCCGTGCGCCGGGCGCTCGCGGAGCGGAGGGCCTCGGGGGCCTGA
- a CDS encoding cation:proton antiporter: protein MTGGAVYLLLGLSLLLAIVLPQVTRRIALSPPMVLVGVGMLIGLLPLTDSISLEPQDHRDLVTHVTEFTVLVSLMGVGLAIDRTLDLRSWRSWRTWSPVWRLLLVTMPLTILGITLLGWWVAGLTPAVALLLGGTLSPTDPVLASDVQVGEPLTDDVGGGPDDEDRPEEDDDIRFALTAEAGLNDGLAFPFVHLGLLAVAGGLGVGDVGAWLGWYVAGKIVVGVGIGLLAGWLLGRQAFRARADTLRLADHGEPLLALAALLAAYGAAELLHGYGFLAVFACAMRLRASAHGHSYQRAMHAVVDRLERLMTLLVLLVLGMAMTQGLLRHLDWRGVVLALALVLVVRPVTGYVGLRVLARDERRAGGLDHGEMAAVAFFGVRGVGSLFYLAYAASHEHLPDEPWLWSTVAFTVIVSVLLHGVTATPAMARLDARRGSSSG from the coding sequence ATGACAGGGGGCGCGGTCTACCTGCTGCTCGGTCTGTCGCTGCTCCTCGCGATCGTCCTCCCGCAGGTCACCCGGCGCATCGCGCTGTCTCCACCGATGGTGCTCGTCGGCGTCGGCATGCTGATCGGGCTGCTGCCCCTCACCGACAGCATCAGCCTCGAGCCGCAGGACCACCGCGACCTCGTCACGCACGTCACCGAGTTCACCGTGCTGGTCTCGCTCATGGGCGTCGGCCTCGCGATCGACCGCACGCTCGACCTGCGCTCGTGGCGCTCGTGGCGCACGTGGTCGCCGGTCTGGCGGCTGTTGCTGGTGACGATGCCCCTCACCATCCTCGGCATCACCCTCCTGGGGTGGTGGGTCGCGGGCCTGACGCCCGCGGTGGCCCTCCTGCTGGGCGGCACCCTGTCGCCGACCGACCCTGTCCTCGCCTCGGACGTCCAGGTCGGCGAGCCCCTCACCGACGACGTCGGCGGGGGCCCCGACGACGAGGACCGGCCGGAGGAGGACGACGACATCCGGTTCGCCCTCACCGCCGAGGCCGGGCTCAACGACGGCCTCGCCTTCCCCTTCGTGCACCTCGGCCTCCTCGCCGTGGCCGGCGGGCTCGGCGTCGGCGACGTGGGGGCGTGGCTCGGCTGGTACGTCGCCGGCAAGATCGTGGTCGGCGTCGGGATCGGGCTGCTGGCTGGGTGGCTCCTCGGCAGGCAGGCGTTCCGCGCCCGCGCCGACACGCTCCGCCTGGCCGACCACGGCGAGCCCCTGCTCGCGCTCGCGGCGCTGCTGGCGGCGTACGGTGCCGCGGAGCTCCTGCACGGCTACGGCTTCCTGGCCGTCTTCGCCTGCGCGATGCGGTTGCGCGCCTCGGCGCACGGGCACTCCTACCAGCGGGCGATGCACGCCGTCGTCGACCGGCTCGAGCGGCTGATGACCCTCCTGGTGCTCCTCGTGCTCGGGATGGCGATGACCCAGGGCCTGCTCCGGCACCTCGACTGGCGGGGCGTCGTGCTCGCCCTCGCGCTCGTCCTCGTCGTCCGCCCGGTCACCGGCTACGTCGGCCTGCGGGTCCTCGCACGCGACGAGCGGCGCGCCGGGGGGCTCGACCACGGCGAGATGGCGGCGGTCGCGTTCTTCGGCGTCCGCGGCGTCGGCTCGCTGTTCTACCTGGCCTACGCCGCCAGCCACGAGCACCTCCCCGACGAACCGTGGCTCTGGTCGACCGTCGCCTTCACGGTGATCGTGTCCGTGCTCCTCCACGGCGTGACGGCCACGCCGGCGATGGCACGGCTCGACGCCCGCCGGGGGTCCTCGTCGGGATGA
- a CDS encoding helix-turn-helix domain-containing protein: MSDTDELLTLDQLTERTGVSARNVRFYASRGLVPSPIRRGRSGYYGPDHVARLELVRELQGHGFTLSAIEKYVEQIPETATPSDIARHLSLLAPVTGDRDVDVPGGLSGMGISPDAAQAVAEVYAAHGRQVADELSEIVRTKVWPQFREAGYTAEQLREFIHRLKPITIAGLVTAYEQAIDESQASYDAKPSRTR, encoded by the coding sequence ATGTCCGACACCGACGAGCTGCTCACCCTCGACCAGCTCACGGAGCGCACCGGGGTGAGCGCGCGCAACGTCCGGTTCTACGCCTCGCGAGGCCTCGTCCCCTCCCCGATCCGCCGCGGGCGCTCGGGCTACTACGGCCCCGACCACGTCGCCCGGCTCGAGCTCGTCCGCGAGCTCCAGGGCCACGGCTTCACGCTCTCGGCGATCGAGAAGTACGTCGAGCAGATCCCCGAGACCGCGACGCCCTCCGACATCGCCCGGCACCTGTCCCTGCTCGCCCCGGTCACCGGCGACCGCGACGTCGACGTCCCCGGCGGCCTGTCGGGCATGGGCATCTCGCCGGACGCCGCGCAGGCCGTCGCGGAGGTGTACGCCGCCCACGGCAGGCAGGTCGCCGACGAGCTGTCCGAGATCGTGCGCACCAAGGTGTGGCCGCAGTTCCGCGAGGCCGGCTACACCGCCGAACAACTGCGCGAGTTCATCCACCGACTGAAGCCGATCACCATCGCCGGCCTGGTCACCGCCTACGAGCAGGCGATCGACGAGAGCCAGGCGTCCTACGACGCCAAGCCCTCCAGGACCCGATGA
- a CDS encoding acetyl-CoA C-acetyltransferase: MAEAFVYDHIRTPRGRGKATGTLHEVKPVDLVVGLLDELKTRNPTLDPARVDDVVLGVVTPIGDQGGDIAKTAALKAGYPETVAGVQLNRFCASGLEAVNQAAQRVRSGFEDLILAGGVESMSRVPMGSDGGAWAMDPATALQTGFVPQGIGADLIATIEGWSRQDVDAYAAESHHRAAKAWANGYFDDAVIPVRDLAGVTVLDRDETVRPDTSVEGLAGLKPSFAQIGRDAGFDDVALEKYHWVPAIDHVHHAGNSSGIVDGAALVAIGTEEVGTSLGLTPRARIISTAVSGADPTIMLTGPAPAARKALSRAGLEVDDIDLWEINEAFAAVAMRFMRDMGISHDVTNVNGGAIAMGHPLGATGAMILGTLVDELARRDQKRGLATLCVGGGMGIATIVELV, from the coding sequence ATGGCAGAAGCATTCGTCTACGACCACATCCGCACACCTCGCGGCCGCGGCAAGGCCACCGGCACGCTGCACGAGGTGAAGCCGGTCGACCTGGTCGTCGGACTCCTCGACGAGCTCAAGACCCGCAACCCCACGCTCGACCCGGCCCGCGTCGACGACGTCGTGCTCGGGGTCGTGACCCCGATCGGCGACCAGGGCGGCGACATCGCCAAGACCGCCGCGCTCAAGGCCGGCTACCCCGAGACCGTCGCGGGCGTGCAGCTCAACCGCTTCTGCGCCTCCGGCCTGGAGGCCGTCAACCAGGCCGCGCAGCGGGTGCGCTCCGGCTTCGAGGACCTCATCCTCGCCGGCGGCGTCGAGTCGATGAGCCGCGTGCCGATGGGCAGCGACGGCGGCGCCTGGGCGATGGACCCGGCCACCGCGCTGCAGACCGGCTTCGTGCCGCAGGGCATCGGCGCCGACCTGATCGCCACGATCGAGGGGTGGAGCCGGCAGGACGTCGACGCCTACGCCGCCGAGTCCCACCACCGCGCCGCGAAGGCCTGGGCCAACGGCTACTTCGACGACGCCGTCATCCCGGTCCGTGACCTCGCCGGCGTGACCGTGCTCGACCGCGACGAGACCGTGCGCCCCGACACCTCCGTCGAGGGCCTCGCCGGGCTCAAGCCGTCGTTCGCCCAGATCGGCCGCGACGCCGGCTTCGACGACGTGGCGCTGGAGAAGTACCACTGGGTCCCCGCCATCGACCACGTCCACCACGCCGGCAACTCCTCGGGCATCGTCGACGGCGCGGCCCTCGTGGCGATCGGCACCGAGGAGGTCGGTACGTCGCTGGGGCTGACGCCCCGCGCCCGGATCATCTCCACCGCCGTCTCGGGCGCCGACCCGACGATCATGCTGACCGGCCCGGCCCCCGCCGCCCGCAAGGCGCTCTCGCGCGCCGGCCTCGAGGTCGACGACATCGACCTGTGGGAGATCAACGAGGCGTTCGCCGCCGTCGCGATGCGCTTCATGCGCGACATGGGCATCAGCCACGACGTCACCAACGTCAACGGCGGCGCCATCGCCATGGGCCACCCGCTCGGCGCCACCGGCGCGATGATCCTCGGCACGCTCGTCGACGAGCTCGCCCGCCGCGACCAGAAGCGCGGCCTCGCCACGCTCTGCGTCGGCGGCGGCATGGGCATCGCCACGATCGTCGAGCTGGTCTGA